From Streptomyces sp. TLI_105, the proteins below share one genomic window:
- a CDS encoding ABC transporter permease, with protein MTTVLGSADGLTAPRPRGGIVQSVNDSLVIARRNLIKMSRIPEVIIFGLIQPIMFVVLFSYVFGGSMEIGDSTSPQVYREFLMAGIFAQTVTFATAGAGAGIADDMHKGLIDRFRSLPMARGAVLTGRTLADLVQTTLTLVVLAIVALLVGWRIHEGVPKALGAFALLLLLGYAFSWIGALIGLSVRTPEAATSGGLIWLFPVTFISNAFVDSSKLPSWLQPIAEWNPFSATVQACRVLFGNPGVSTSDAWPMQHPVWASLLWSILIIVVFRTLSVRKYRSATA; from the coding sequence GTGACCACCGTCCTGGGGTCGGCCGACGGGCTGACCGCCCCGCGCCCGCGCGGCGGGATCGTCCAGTCCGTGAACGACTCGCTCGTGATCGCGCGCCGCAACCTGATCAAGATGTCCCGCATACCCGAAGTGATCATATTCGGGCTCATCCAGCCGATCATGTTCGTGGTGCTGTTCAGCTACGTCTTCGGCGGCTCGATGGAGATCGGCGACTCCACCTCGCCGCAGGTCTACCGCGAGTTCCTGATGGCCGGCATCTTCGCCCAGACCGTCACCTTCGCCACGGCCGGAGCGGGCGCGGGCATCGCCGACGACATGCACAAGGGCCTGATCGACCGCTTCCGCTCGCTGCCGATGGCCCGCGGCGCGGTCCTCACCGGCCGTACGCTCGCCGACCTGGTCCAGACGACGCTGACGCTGGTCGTCCTGGCGATCGTCGCCCTGCTCGTCGGCTGGCGCATCCACGAGGGCGTCCCCAAGGCGCTCGGCGCCTTCGCCCTCCTGCTCCTCCTCGGCTACGCCTTCTCCTGGATCGGGGCGCTGATCGGGCTCTCCGTCCGCACCCCGGAAGCGGCGACCTCGGGCGGGCTGATCTGGCTCTTCCCCGTCACGTTCATCTCGAACGCGTTCGTGGACTCCAGCAAGCTGCCCTCCTGGCTCCAGCCCATCGCCGAGTGGAACCCGTTCAGCGCGACCGTCCAGGCCTGCCGCGTACTCTTCGGCAACCCCGGCGTCTCGACCTCCGACGCGTGGCCGATGCAGCACCCGGTGTGGGCGTCGCTCCTGTGGTCGATCCTGATCATCGTGGTCTTCCGGACGCTGTCGGTACGGAAGTACCGCTCGGCGACGGCGTAA
- a CDS encoding ATP-binding cassette domain-containing protein, giving the protein MPGAIYAEGLVKTFGDVRALDGVDLDVPEGTVLGLLGPNGAGKTTAVRVLTTLIKPDSGRAVVAGIDVLKHPNEVRRSIGLSGQFAAVDEYLTGRENLQMVGQLYQMKAKPAKVRAGELLERFHLVDAADRQAKTYSGGMRRRLDLAAALVVSPPVMFMDEPTTGLDPRHRQELWDVIKELVARGTTLLLTTQYLEEADHLAHDICVVDHGRVIARGTSDQLKAQTGGERVEVVVREPEMIADARDVLARYGVAGIGHGEVSVEEHTRKLTVPVTGGAKLLAEVIRDLDGVGAEIDDIGLRRPTLDDVFLSLTGHVADRSEEEGEQEAGGRKSRKEAVK; this is encoded by the coding sequence ATGCCAGGCGCGATATACGCCGAGGGTCTGGTGAAGACCTTCGGGGACGTACGAGCTCTGGACGGGGTGGACCTCGACGTGCCGGAGGGCACGGTCCTCGGTCTGCTCGGCCCGAACGGGGCGGGGAAGACGACCGCCGTGCGGGTCCTGACGACCCTGATCAAGCCGGACAGCGGAAGAGCCGTCGTCGCCGGGATCGACGTCCTCAAGCACCCCAACGAGGTCCGCCGCTCGATCGGCCTCTCCGGCCAGTTCGCGGCCGTCGACGAGTACCTCACCGGCCGCGAGAACCTCCAGATGGTCGGACAGCTCTACCAGATGAAGGCGAAGCCCGCGAAGGTGCGGGCCGGCGAGCTGCTCGAACGGTTCCACCTCGTCGACGCCGCGGACCGGCAGGCCAAGACGTACTCCGGCGGCATGCGCCGCCGCCTCGACCTCGCGGCGGCCCTCGTCGTCTCCCCGCCGGTCATGTTCATGGACGAGCCGACCACCGGCCTCGACCCGCGGCACCGGCAGGAGCTCTGGGACGTCATCAAGGAGCTCGTCGCCCGCGGTACGACCCTGCTCCTCACCACCCAGTACCTGGAGGAGGCCGACCACCTCGCCCACGACATCTGCGTCGTCGACCACGGCCGGGTCATCGCCCGCGGCACCTCCGACCAGCTCAAGGCCCAGACCGGAGGCGAGCGGGTCGAGGTCGTCGTGCGCGAGCCGGAGATGATCGCCGACGCCCGGGACGTCCTCGCCCGCTACGGCGTGGCGGGGATCGGCCACGGCGAGGTGTCCGTCGAGGAGCACACCCGCAAGCTCACCGTCCCCGTCACCGGCGGCGCCAAGCTGCTCGCCGAGGTCATCCGCGACCTGGACGGCGTCGGCGCCGAGATCGACGACATCGGGCTGCGCCGCCCGACCCTCGACGACGTCTTCCTCTCCCTCACCGGTCACGTGGCCGACCGGAGCGAGGAGGAGGGCGAGCAGGAGGCCGGGGGCCGGAAGAGCCGGAAGGAGGCAGTGAAGTGA
- a CDS encoding helix-turn-helix domain-containing protein, with product MAIGAHGTGRNGTGGTGRVGGAGAVGGAGATDEPGCSGCDTTTPWAELAAEMRRIKDATELSYGKLAQRTHYSRSSWERFLNQKQLPTRVAVEEFAAAAGADPGPLLLRLERSLAHETAARAAAVHVGARGGEPALVPAIPAARRESGLPGLGRPLGLLAAGALVGGGLVTVLNRVARERRGL from the coding sequence ATGGCGATCGGCGCACACGGCACGGGCAGGAACGGGACGGGCGGCACGGGCAGGGTCGGCGGGGCGGGGGCGGTCGGCGGGGCCGGGGCGACGGACGAGCCGGGGTGCTCCGGCTGTGACACGACGACGCCCTGGGCCGAGCTGGCCGCCGAGATGCGCCGCATCAAGGACGCCACGGAGCTGAGCTACGGCAAGCTCGCACAGCGCACCCACTACAGCCGCTCCTCGTGGGAACGGTTCCTGAACCAGAAGCAGTTGCCGACCCGGGTCGCGGTCGAGGAGTTCGCCGCGGCCGCCGGGGCGGACCCGGGTCCCCTCCTGCTCCGCCTGGAGCGCTCCCTGGCACACGAGACGGCCGCCCGGGCGGCCGCCGTCCACGTCGGGGCGCGGGGCGGGGAGCCCGCGCTCGTCCCCGCGATCCCGGCCGCCCGGCGGGAGTCCGGCCTGCCGGGCCTCGGCCGGCCCCTGGGCCTGCTCGCGGCGGGGGCCCTGGTCGGCGGCGGCCTGGTGACCGTCCTCAACCGGGTGGCCCGGGAGCGCAGGGGCCTCTGA
- the ilvA gene encoding threonine ammonia-lyase — protein sequence MSFRTPDPLHRLMLDDVRGAQKMLAGVARMTAMEGSRHLSSLVGAPVHLKCENLQRTGSFKLRGAYVRIAGLRPEERAAGVVAASAGNHAQGVALASKLLGVHATVFMPVGAPLPKVAATREYGAEVRMHGHVVDETLAAAEEYARETGAVFIHPFDHPDVIVGQGTVGLEILEQCPEVRTVLVGIGGGGLAAGIGLAVKSVRPDVKVIGVQAEGAAAYPPSLAAGHPVVIESPVTMADGIKVGRPGDVPFALIQEYVDEVRTVSEDALSSALLLCLERAKLVVEPAGASPVAALLADPTSFRGPVVAVLSGGNVDPLLLQRILRHGMAAGGRYLSLRLRVTDRPGALATLLAVLTVVDANVLDVSHVRTDPRLGLTEAEVELHLETKGPEHCREVAEALREAGYTVLD from the coding sequence ATGAGCTTCCGTACGCCAGACCCCTTGCACCGGCTGATGCTCGACGACGTGCGGGGGGCGCAGAAGATGCTGGCCGGGGTGGCCAGGATGACGGCTATGGAGGGCAGCCGTCATCTGTCCTCGCTGGTGGGAGCCCCGGTTCACCTCAAGTGCGAGAACCTCCAGCGGACCGGTTCCTTCAAACTGCGCGGGGCGTACGTACGGATCGCCGGGCTGCGGCCCGAGGAGCGGGCGGCCGGGGTGGTCGCGGCCTCCGCCGGCAACCACGCGCAGGGCGTCGCGCTCGCCTCGAAACTGCTCGGGGTGCACGCCACCGTCTTCATGCCGGTCGGCGCCCCGCTGCCGAAGGTCGCGGCGACCCGGGAGTACGGCGCCGAGGTCCGGATGCACGGCCACGTCGTCGACGAGACGCTCGCGGCGGCGGAGGAGTACGCCCGGGAGACCGGCGCGGTCTTCATCCACCCCTTCGACCACCCCGACGTCATCGTCGGGCAGGGCACGGTCGGCCTGGAGATCCTGGAGCAGTGCCCCGAAGTGCGGACGGTCCTCGTCGGCATCGGCGGCGGCGGGCTCGCGGCCGGCATCGGCCTCGCGGTGAAGTCGGTGCGCCCGGACGTGAAGGTGATCGGCGTCCAGGCGGAGGGCGCGGCCGCCTACCCGCCCTCGTTGGCCGCCGGGCACCCCGTGGTGATCGAGTCGCCGGTGACGATGGCGGACGGGATCAAGGTCGGACGCCCGGGCGACGTGCCGTTCGCCCTGATCCAGGAGTACGTCGACGAGGTCCGTACGGTCTCCGAGGACGCGCTCTCCTCGGCGCTGCTGCTCTGCCTGGAGCGGGCGAAGCTGGTGGTCGAACCGGCCGGCGCGAGCCCGGTGGCGGCCCTCCTCGCCGACCCGACGTCCTTCCGGGGGCCGGTCGTCGCGGTCCTCTCCGGCGGGAACGTCGACCCCCTGCTGCTCCAGCGGATCCTGCGGCACGGCATGGCCGCCGGCGGTCGCTACCTGAGCCTGCGGCTGCGCGTCACCGACCGGCCGGGGGCGCTCGCGACCCTCCTCGCGGTCCTGACGGTGGTCGACGCGAACGTCCTGGACGTGAGTCACGTACGGACCGATCCGCGCCTCGGACTGACGGAGGCGGAGGTCGAGCTGCACCTGGAGACGAAGGGCCCGGAGCACTGCCGGGAGGTGGCGGAGGCGCTGCGGGAGGCCGGGTACACGGTGCTGGACTGA
- a CDS encoding MarR family winged helix-turn-helix transcriptional regulator, with product MPNSQDMTTALDPGLLDALQHQVAVFARRAEQTRLGGTGQLRNSMDRAAYLLLNRLDQEGPMGVKALAAGMGIDSSTVTRQVAPLVDTGLVKRTSHPEDGRAVVLQLSPRGLARLEEVRSSRRQLMVEVTEGWTPDERESFCTLLTRFNTALSARQSAHTGHAPAGTESAQTS from the coding sequence ATGCCCAATTCTCAGGACATGACGACTGCGCTCGACCCCGGTCTCCTCGATGCCCTCCAGCACCAGGTGGCCGTCTTCGCCCGCCGCGCCGAGCAGACCCGCCTCGGCGGCACCGGCCAGCTCCGCAACTCCATGGACCGCGCGGCCTACCTCCTCCTCAACCGCCTCGACCAGGAAGGCCCCATGGGGGTGAAGGCGCTCGCGGCGGGCATGGGGATCGACTCGTCCACCGTGACCCGCCAGGTCGCCCCGCTCGTCGACACCGGCCTGGTGAAGCGGACCTCGCACCCGGAGGACGGGCGGGCGGTCGTCCTCCAGCTCTCGCCGCGCGGCCTCGCGCGCCTGGAGGAGGTCCGCTCCTCGCGCCGGCAGCTGATGGTCGAGGTCACGGAGGGCTGGACCCCGGACGAGCGGGAGTCCTTCTGCACGCTGCTCACCCGCTTCAACACCGCCCTGTCCGCACGGCAGTCGGCGCACACGGGCCACGCACCGGCCGGGACCGAGTCCGCGCAGACCTCTTGA
- a CDS encoding sigma factor-like helix-turn-helix DNA-binding protein: protein MREQQRGRGAEHARRTREFEAFVAGAAGRLLHAATLLTAETRAHNPYAQALLTAALAHAYAVWDRLRDEDPYDLARRDLAARFARTAWRHHGGQGGVLAALSPQERLVVVLRLYEGVAEEQVAALLGLSEARVRAVCARSVATLRSAARAAA, encoded by the coding sequence GTGCGAGAGCAGCAGCGCGGCCGGGGCGCCGAACACGCCCGCCGCACACGGGAGTTCGAGGCCTTCGTGGCCGGGGCGGCGGGGCGGCTGCTGCACGCCGCGACGCTGCTCACCGCCGAGACCCGCGCCCACAACCCGTACGCCCAGGCCCTGCTGACCGCCGCCCTCGCGCATGCGTACGCGGTGTGGGACCGGCTGCGCGACGAGGATCCGTACGACCTCGCGCGCCGCGATCTCGCCGCCCGCTTCGCCCGCACCGCCTGGCGCCATCACGGCGGGCAGGGCGGGGTGCTCGCCGCGCTCTCCCCGCAGGAGCGGCTCGTCGTCGTCCTGCGGCTGTACGAGGGGGTCGCGGAGGAGCAGGTCGCGGCCCTGCTCGGCCTGTCCGAGGCCCGCGTCCGCGCGGTGTGCGCCCGCTCGGTCGCCACGCTCAGATCCGCCGCCCGGGCAGCGGCATGA
- a CDS encoding cystathionine gamma-synthase, with amino-acid sequence MSDQHSHQSFETRAIHAGNTADPLTGAVVPPIYQVSTYKQDGVGGLRGGYEYSRSANPTRTALEENLAALEGGRRGLAFASGLAAEDCLLRALLAPGDHVVIPNDAYGGTFRLFAKVVQRWGVDFSVANTSDIESVRGAVNDRTKLIWVETPSNPLLGITDIEAVAGVARQAGVKLVVDNTFASPYLQQPLALGADVVVHSLTKYMGGHSDVVGGALVTADEALGEELAYHQNAMGAVAGPFDSWIVLRGIKTLAVRMDRHSENATKIAEMLTQHPKVTQVLYPGLPEHPGHEIAAKQMRSFGGMISFRVQGGEDAAVEVCNRAQLFTLGESLGGVESLIEHPGRMTHASVAGSLLEVPADLVRISVGIENVDDLLADLRQALG; translated from the coding sequence ATGAGCGACCAGCACTCCCATCAGAGTTTCGAGACCCGCGCGATCCACGCGGGCAACACCGCCGACCCGCTGACCGGCGCGGTCGTCCCGCCCATCTACCAGGTGTCCACCTACAAGCAGGACGGCGTGGGCGGGCTGCGCGGCGGTTACGAGTACAGCCGCAGCGCCAATCCCACCCGTACCGCCCTGGAGGAGAACCTCGCGGCCCTCGAAGGCGGCCGCCGCGGCCTCGCCTTCGCCTCCGGCCTCGCCGCCGAGGACTGCCTGCTGCGCGCGCTCCTCGCGCCCGGCGACCACGTGGTCATCCCGAACGACGCCTACGGCGGCACCTTCCGGCTCTTCGCCAAGGTCGTGCAGCGCTGGGGCGTGGACTTCTCCGTCGCGAACACCTCCGACATCGAGTCGGTGCGCGGCGCGGTCAACGACCGTACGAAGCTGATCTGGGTCGAGACCCCCTCGAACCCGCTCCTCGGCATCACCGACATCGAGGCCGTCGCCGGCGTCGCCCGCCAGGCCGGCGTGAAGCTCGTCGTCGACAACACCTTCGCCTCGCCGTACCTCCAGCAGCCGCTGGCGCTGGGCGCGGACGTCGTCGTGCACTCGCTCACCAAGTACATGGGCGGCCACTCCGACGTCGTCGGCGGCGCCCTGGTGACCGCGGACGAGGCGCTCGGCGAGGAGCTCGCCTACCACCAGAACGCGATGGGCGCGGTCGCCGGTCCCTTCGACTCGTGGATCGTGCTGCGCGGCATCAAGACCCTCGCCGTGCGCATGGACCGCCACAGCGAGAACGCGACGAAGATCGCCGAGATGCTGACCCAGCACCCGAAGGTCACCCAGGTCCTCTACCCGGGCCTCCCGGAGCACCCGGGGCACGAGATCGCGGCCAAGCAGATGCGGTCCTTCGGCGGCATGATCTCCTTCCGCGTGCAGGGCGGCGAGGACGCGGCCGTCGAGGTCTGCAACCGCGCGCAGCTCTTCACCCTCGGTGAGTCGCTGGGCGGCGTCGAGTCCCTCATCGAGCACCCGGGCCGCATGACCCACGCGTCCGTCGCGGGCTCCCTCCTCGAGGTCCCGGCCGACCTGGTCCGCATCTCGGTGGGCATCGAGAACGTCGACGACCTGCTCGCCGACCTGCGTCAGGCGCTGGGCTAG
- a CDS encoding M48 family metallopeptidase: MGATLRAVRALVLLSGFYLLGLGLLALLGAADWVAVLWAPAATRIKILVVSVLLAIPVVRGMAMLRTPRDEEPGGLLVTEADEPRLWATVRELAREVGTRAPDEIRLTADVNAAVTEDARLLGLVGGVRRLYLGLPLAAGLDEAGLRAVLAHELGHYVNADTRLAAIGARGRVQVGRMIELFHAKADAKVDKERARQERRSEKRISRGRKAKEIDTDGAGVTYRTMAKIYTAYGRLYLRSTTSGARRQELAADLAAARLAGRDATARALRTIPAIDAANDFYLSSYAALGTEFGLLPARGEVFGGVRHLLAARAEELAGLREELPDEPASPYDSHPPTAERVARVEALPDDGRGAEGSGPALGLLASPDAALAAIEDVSLTPETRRMRRLDWPDLVHEAMSARVARGTEELRAAAGAATGAAGTVELPALLDAIDAGSAWEIADRLPKSEEAAAATGRAAREFARPALRQGLSAMVTDELLRSGRARWELSWTGPATLTLPDGTADALSAALDAATADLPDTGPLRALLSRPTPLPH; this comes from the coding sequence ATGGGCGCGACCCTGCGTGCCGTGCGCGCGCTCGTACTGCTCTCCGGTTTCTACCTGCTCGGCCTCGGCCTGCTCGCCCTGCTCGGCGCCGCCGACTGGGTCGCCGTCCTGTGGGCGCCGGCCGCGACCCGGATCAAGATCCTCGTCGTCTCCGTGCTCCTCGCGATCCCCGTCGTGCGGGGCATGGCGATGCTGCGCACCCCGCGCGACGAGGAACCCGGCGGCCTCCTCGTCACCGAGGCCGACGAACCGCGCCTCTGGGCGACCGTGCGCGAACTGGCCCGCGAGGTCGGCACCCGCGCCCCGGACGAGATCCGGCTGACCGCCGACGTGAACGCCGCGGTCACCGAGGACGCCCGCCTCCTCGGCCTCGTCGGCGGGGTCCGCAGGCTGTACCTGGGCCTGCCCCTGGCGGCCGGGCTCGACGAGGCCGGGCTGCGCGCCGTCCTCGCCCACGAGCTGGGCCACTACGTCAACGCCGACACCCGGCTCGCCGCGATCGGCGCGCGGGGGCGCGTCCAGGTCGGCCGCATGATCGAGCTGTTCCACGCCAAGGCCGACGCGAAGGTCGACAAGGAGCGGGCCCGCCAGGAGCGCCGGTCCGAGAAGCGGATCTCCCGCGGCAGGAAGGCCAAGGAGATCGACACCGACGGCGCCGGCGTCACCTACCGCACGATGGCGAAGATCTACACCGCGTACGGCCGGCTCTACCTGCGCTCCACCACCTCCGGCGCCCGCCGCCAGGAACTCGCCGCCGACCTCGCCGCGGCCCGGCTCGCGGGCCGTGACGCCACCGCTCGGGCCCTGCGCACCATCCCCGCGATCGACGCGGCGAACGACTTCTACCTCTCGTCCTACGCCGCGCTCGGCACCGAGTTCGGCCTCCTCCCGGCACGCGGCGAGGTCTTCGGCGGCGTACGGCACCTCCTCGCGGCCCGCGCGGAGGAGTTGGCGGGGCTGCGCGAGGAACTCCCGGACGAGCCGGCCTCCCCCTACGACTCGCACCCGCCGACCGCCGAACGGGTCGCCCGCGTCGAGGCGCTCCCCGACGACGGGCGCGGGGCGGAGGGCTCCGGCCCCGCCCTCGGCCTGCTCGCCTCGCCCGACGCCGCACTGGCCGCCATCGAGGACGTGTCCCTCACCCCGGAGACCCGGCGGATGCGCCGCCTGGACTGGCCCGACCTGGTCCACGAGGCGATGAGCGCCCGGGTGGCCCGGGGCACGGAGGAGCTGCGCGCGGCGGCCGGCGCGGCCACCGGGGCGGCGGGAACGGTCGAGCTCCCCGCGCTGCTCGACGCGATCGACGCGGGCTCGGCCTGGGAGATCGCCGACCGGCTCCCGAAGTCCGAGGAGGCCGCGGCGGCCACCGGCCGCGCGGCGCGCGAGTTCGCCCGGCCCGCGCTGCGCCAGGGCCTGTCGGCCATGGTGACGGACGAGCTGCTGCGCTCGGGGCGGGCCCGCTGGGAGCTGTCCTGGACCGGCCCCGCCACCCTGACCCTGCCCGACGGGACGGCGGACGCGCTGTCGGCCGCGCTGGACGCGGCCACCGCGGACCTGCCGGACACCGGGCCGCTGCGCGCGCTGCTGTCGCGGCCGACCCCGCTGCCGCACTGA
- the msrA gene encoding peptide-methionine (S)-S-oxide reductase MsrA, producing MFLSRTPVFPTPEQALRGRLEPEFSVPERHTVLGNPLLGPYPEGLEVADFALGCFWGAERKFWQTEGVWTTLVGYQGGYTPNPAYEEVCSGLTGHTEVVRVVFDPSKVSYETLLKLFWESHDPTQGFRQGNDVGTQYRSAIYTHSPEQAEQAEASRKAYQKVLTGSGYGEITTHVLPADETRPFYPAEAYHQQYLDKNPAGYCGIGGTGLSCPIGVAKAE from the coding sequence ATGTTCCTGTCCCGGACCCCCGTCTTCCCCACTCCCGAGCAGGCCCTGCGCGGCCGCCTCGAGCCGGAGTTCTCCGTGCCCGAGCGCCACACCGTCCTCGGCAACCCGCTCCTCGGCCCCTACCCGGAGGGCCTGGAGGTCGCCGACTTCGCGCTGGGCTGTTTCTGGGGGGCGGAGCGCAAGTTCTGGCAGACCGAGGGCGTCTGGACGACCCTCGTCGGCTACCAGGGCGGCTACACGCCGAACCCGGCGTACGAGGAGGTCTGCTCCGGCCTGACCGGGCACACCGAGGTCGTCCGCGTCGTCTTCGACCCCTCGAAGGTGTCGTACGAGACGCTCCTGAAGCTCTTCTGGGAGTCCCACGACCCGACCCAGGGCTTCCGCCAGGGCAACGACGTCGGCACCCAGTACCGCTCGGCGATCTACACCCACTCCCCCGAGCAGGCGGAGCAGGCGGAAGCCTCCCGCAAGGCCTACCAGAAGGTCCTGACGGGCTCCGGCTACGGCGAGATCACCACCCACGTCCTCCCGGCCGACGAGACCCGCCCCTTCTACCCGGCGGAGGCCTACCACCAGCAGTACCTGGACAAGAACCCGGCGGGCTACTGCGGCATCGGCGGCACGGGCCTGTCCTGCCCGATCGGGGTCGCGAAGGCGGAGTAG
- a CDS encoding DUF1330 domain-containing protein, which produces MTAYAIGNLHPKPLLDEEVFTYMERIQDTLDPFGGRFLVHGAPAREVREGTWPGALVIIGFPTYEAARAWYDSAPYQALIPLRTRHMAGDVLLVEGTPEGYEAARTAASLRAAQGRAPAA; this is translated from the coding sequence ATGACCGCATACGCCATCGGAAACCTGCACCCGAAGCCCCTCCTCGACGAGGAGGTCTTCACCTACATGGAGCGCATCCAGGACACCCTGGACCCCTTCGGCGGCCGCTTCCTCGTCCACGGCGCCCCCGCCCGCGAGGTCCGCGAGGGCACCTGGCCCGGCGCCCTCGTGATCATCGGCTTCCCCACGTACGAGGCCGCCCGCGCCTGGTACGACTCCGCCCCCTACCAGGCCCTGATCCCCCTCCGCACCCGCCACATGGCCGGCGACGTCCTCCTCGTCGAAGGAACCCCCGAGGGCTACGAGGCCGCGAGGACGGCGGCGTCCCTGCGCGCGGCACAGGGCAGGGCCCCGGCCGCCTGA
- a CDS encoding NAD(P)-dependent alcohol dehydrogenase encodes MTTNVTTVPAYAAPAANAPLERTTVPRRPVGEHDVLIEIKYAGICHSDIHQATNGWGEGIFPMVPGHEIAGIVAEVGPGVTKFKAGDRVGVGCFVDSCRECEYCLRGLEQYCVNGMTGTYNALDKNGEPTYGGYSTHIVVDEDYTLRIPEGIGLDEAAPLLCAGITLYSPLAHWQAGPGKKVAIVGLGGLGHMGVKIAHALGAEVTVLSQSLRKQEEGLKLGADHFHATSDPETFTKLAGTFDLVISTVSAPLDFDAYLSLVKTDGALVNVGAPEEPVKVGLFSLIGGRKTLAGSMIGGIAETQEMLDFCAEHGLGAEIELIRADQINEAYERVVKSDVRYRFVIDTATI; translated from the coding sequence ATGACCACGAACGTGACCACCGTCCCCGCGTACGCCGCACCCGCCGCCAACGCCCCGCTGGAGCGCACCACCGTGCCGCGCCGGCCCGTCGGCGAGCACGACGTCCTCATCGAGATCAAGTACGCCGGAATCTGTCACTCGGACATCCACCAGGCCACCAACGGCTGGGGCGAGGGCATCTTCCCGATGGTCCCCGGCCACGAGATCGCCGGCATCGTCGCCGAGGTCGGCCCCGGCGTCACGAAGTTCAAGGCCGGCGACCGCGTCGGCGTCGGCTGCTTCGTCGACTCCTGCCGAGAGTGCGAGTACTGCCTGCGCGGTCTGGAGCAGTACTGCGTGAACGGGATGACCGGCACGTACAACGCCCTCGACAAGAACGGCGAGCCGACCTACGGCGGCTACTCCACCCACATCGTCGTCGACGAGGACTACACCCTGCGCATCCCCGAGGGCATCGGCCTCGACGAGGCCGCCCCCCTGCTCTGCGCCGGCATCACCCTCTACTCCCCGCTCGCCCACTGGCAGGCAGGACCCGGCAAGAAGGTCGCGATCGTCGGCCTCGGCGGCCTCGGCCACATGGGCGTCAAGATCGCCCACGCGCTCGGCGCCGAGGTGACCGTCCTCAGCCAGTCGCTGCGCAAGCAGGAGGAGGGCCTGAAGCTGGGCGCCGACCACTTCCACGCGACCTCCGACCCGGAGACCTTCACGAAGCTCGCCGGCACCTTCGACCTGGTGATCTCCACGGTCTCGGCGCCGCTCGACTTCGACGCCTACCTGAGCCTGGTCAAGACGGACGGCGCCCTGGTGAACGTCGGCGCCCCCGAGGAGCCCGTCAAGGTCGGCCTCTTCTCCCTCATCGGCGGCCGCAAGACCCTCGCGGGCTCCATGATCGGCGGCATCGCCGAGACCCAGGAGATGCTCGACTTCTGCGCCGAGCACGGCCTGGGCGCCGAGATCGAACTGATCCGCGCGGACCAGATCAACGAGGCGTACGAGCGGGTCGTGAAGAGCGACGTCCGCTACCGCTTCGTCATCGACACGGCGACCATCTGA
- a CDS encoding helix-turn-helix domain-containing protein, translating to MDLSAELSEFLRSRRARLKPQDVGLPEFGRHRRVPGLRREELAQLAGVSVAYYTRLEQGNGRNVSMEVLDSIARALRLSDTERAHLTHLAKPTVKKRQRAAIARPQRIRPGLQHLLDAMDGLPAFVLGRRGDILAWNRMARALMGDFEAWEPADRNMARMIFLEPNARDLYVDWECKATEVVSVLRLYAGCYPDDPQLLALVGELSVRSEEFRSLWAAHTVTDKGHGRKRLRHPLVGEMTLSYESLKVAGDDPDLVLVTYHAEPGTPSADALRLLAQWGVDEAADVRG from the coding sequence ATGGACCTCAGCGCCGAACTCAGTGAATTCCTTCGCTCCCGCAGGGCCCGGCTGAAGCCGCAGGACGTGGGCCTGCCCGAGTTCGGGCGGCACCGGCGGGTGCCGGGGCTTCGCCGCGAGGAGCTGGCGCAGCTGGCCGGGGTGTCCGTGGCGTACTACACGCGGCTCGAACAGGGCAACGGGCGGAACGTGTCCATGGAGGTGCTCGACTCCATCGCGCGGGCGCTGCGGCTGAGCGACACCGAGCGGGCGCATCTGACGCATCTGGCGAAGCCGACGGTGAAGAAGCGGCAGCGGGCGGCGATCGCCCGTCCGCAGCGGATCCGGCCGGGGCTCCAGCACCTCCTGGACGCGATGGACGGGCTGCCCGCCTTCGTCCTGGGCCGCCGGGGCGACATCCTGGCCTGGAACCGGATGGCGCGGGCCCTGATGGGCGATTTCGAGGCCTGGGAGCCGGCCGACCGGAACATGGCCCGGATGATCTTCCTCGAACCGAACGCGCGCGATCTCTACGTCGACTGGGAGTGCAAGGCGACCGAGGTCGTGAGCGTGCTGCGGCTGTACGCGGGCTGCTACCCGGACGATCCGCAGCTGCTCGCGCTGGTCGGCGAGCTGTCGGTGCGCAGCGAGGAGTTCCGCTCGCTGTGGGCGGCGCACACGGTGACCGACAAGGGGCACGGGCGGAAGCGGCTGCGGCATCCGCTGGTGGGCGAGATGACGCTGTCGTACGAGTCGCTGAAGGTGGCCGGGGACGATCCGGACCTGGTGCTCGTGACGTACCACGCGGAGCCGGGGACGCCCTCGGCGGACGCGCTGCGGCTGCTCGCGCAGTGGGGCGTGGACGAGGCCGCGGACGTGCGGGGATGA